From the genome of Nakamurella flavida:
GACGGTGCCCTCGGTGACGCTCTCGCCGAGGGCGGGCATCTGGACGGAATGGGACATGGAAAGGATCTCCTGCCTAGTACCGGTCTGCTGCGACCTGATCACGGAAGCGGACCCGGCTGGTGCCGGGGACATCGGGAGTGCGGCGATACCGATCGACGGGCGGCAGGCCGCCCGGGGGCGGGATCAGTCGTGCACGTGCAGCGGCTTGCCGGCCATGGCCAGCATGGCCTCGCCGACGGCCTCGTACTGCGAGGGGTGACCGTGCACCAGGGGCGCGACGTCCTCCGGGTAGGCCTCCCAGTTCACGATCAGCTGCGCCTCACCGATGAGCTCGCCCACCCGCGCGCCGACCATGTGCACGCCGACGATGGGGCCGTCCTTCACCCGGACGACCTTCACGCCACCCGCGGTCTTGAGGATCTGCGACTTGCCGTTGCCGCCGAGGTCGTAGGCGTAGGTCTCGATCGCGTCCTTGCCGTGCTGCTCGACGGCCTTGGCCTCGGTGAGCCCGACGGAGGCGATGTTGGGGTCGCAGTAGGTGATCTTGGGGATGTTCACGTCCGGGACGACCACCGGGTCGAGCCCGGCGATCTCCTCGGCCACGAAGATGCCCTGCTGGAAGCCGCGGTGGGCCAGCTGCAGGCCGGGCACGATGTCGCCGACGGCGTAGACGTGGGGCAGGTTGGTGTGCAGGCGCTCGTCGGTGATCACGAAGCCGCGGTCCATCGTCACGCCGGCCTCCTCGAAGCCGCACCCGGCGGTGGCCGGGCCGCGGCCGACGGCGACCAGCAGCAGGTCGGCCTGCAGGGTGGTGCCGTCCTCGAGGGTGACGGTGACGCCGGACTCGTCCTGGGTGACGCCGGAGAAGCGGACGCCGGTCTTGAAGGCGATCTTCCGCTTGCGGAAGGCCCGTTCGAGCTGCTTGACCGCCCAGGGGTCCTCCGCCGGGACCAGGCTCGGGAGGGCCTCGACGATGGTGACCTCGGCCCCGAACGATGCCCAGGTGGAGGCGAACTCGACGCCGATGACGCCGCCGCCCAGCACGATCGCCTTCTGCGGGATCCACTCCAGGCTCAGCGCCTGGGTGGAGGTGATGACCCGGCCCTCGATCTCCAGCCCGGGCAGCGAGCGGGAGTAGGAACCGGTGGCCAGGACGACGTCCTTGCCGATGTAGCGGTCCTCGCCGACCGAGACGGTGGTGCCGCCCTCGTAGCGACCCACACCCTCGACGGTGGTGATCTTGCGGGACTTGATGAGCCCCTGCAGACCCTTGTACAGGCGGTTGATGACGCCGTCCTTGTACTTCAGCAGGGCGGGGACGTCCACGCCGTCGAAGCTGGTCCTCACACCGAGGGTCAGGCCCTCGCGGGCCTCGTCGGCGACCTCGGCGGCGTGCAGGAGGGTCTTGGCCGGGACGCAGCCCCAGTGCAGGCAGGTCCCCCCGACCTTCTCCTTCTCGATGAGCACCACCGAGGAACCCAGCTCGGCGGCCCGCAGGGCGGCGGCGTAGCCACCGGACCCGCCCCCGAGTACGACCAGATCCACGTTGGTGTCGCTCATGGAATACGTGCTCCTCAGTCTTCTGCTTCAGCTGTCTTGCTGTCGGTCCCGGACACTGCACCACTGATGCGGCCCGGGCACCGGCCCGTACCGCCCACTGCCACCCCGACGGCTCCGGGGCGTCCTGCTGACGACCACAGGACCCTCCCACGCCGATCCCACGACCCACCGCCATGCTGAGAACCACCTGAGGACGACGCCGGCTGGGCTGGTACCCATCCGGGTCGGGTCAGGTCGGGTCAGGTCGGTGGCGAACCGCTCGGGGCGCCCCCATCTTGACATCCTCCCCCGACGGTCGCCGTCCGGCCCCGTCCGCGGTCGGGGGCGGGCGGCGGCGGTGACGGCGGTGGCGGTGGACACCGGGGCCCCACACCGCGACGGCCAGACTGGGCCGCCGGGCCGGGGGACCGGACACGGCGGGCCGCCGGAGCGACATGCCGGCCCGGTGGAGTACGCGCCGGTCGCGGCGGCAGCGGTGCGGACGGCAGGACGAGCAGGGGCGACCCAGCACCGACCACGAGCGGTGACGAGCAGCAGGGAAGGGGAGTGACCGGTCTGATGTCCTGGTTCCGGCGTGGGAAGAAGGCGACCTCGGGTCGGGCCGAGCGACGTGAACGCGACCAGGCCCTGGTGGACTGGGTGGCGGCCCGGCGGGGTGTCGAGGTGTTCGTCGAACCGGCCACGTCGTTCAACGAGGTCAGCATGGTGCTCGTCGCCGCGGACGGGGAGTTCCACCGGGTGCGGACGGGGACCACGGCGGCGGCGAGCTCGTTCGCCCGGGAGCACGCCCTGCCCGTCTACGACGCGACCATCGTCGGGTACCCGCAACGCATGCGTGACTACTCCCGGAGGCAGACCATCCTCGCGCGCCGCCGCGAGCGGGACGCCGCCGACGGCCGCTGATCCCGGTGGGGTCGGCAGCCGTCGGCGCGGTCGGAGGCGCGTGGCCTCAGGCGGGTCGGTCGGCCAGATCGGCCAGCACGGCCAGCAGGGTCCGGACCGGCACCCCGGTGCCGCCCTTGCCGGTGTAGCCGTACGGGCCGGCGTCGTGGAAGGCGGGGCCGGCGACGTCCAGGTGGACCCACGGCGTGCGACCTCCGACGAAGTGGGCCAGGTAGTGCCCGGCCACCAGCATGCCGCCGTACCGGTTGCCGGCGACGTTGGCCAGATCGGCGAGCGGCGAGTCGATCCCCTCGCGGAGCTCCTCCGGCAGCGGCATGGCCCAGGCGGCCTCGCCGACGGAGTCGGCGATCGCCGCCACCCGGTCACGCAGGGCCGGTGAACCCATCACGCCCATCGTCCGCTTGCCCAGCGCGACGGTCTGCGCCCCGGTCAGGGTCGAGGTCTCCACCAGCGCGTCGGGTCCGTCCTCCACCGCCCGGGCGATGGCGTCGGCGAGCACGAGGCGACCCTCGGCGTCGGTGTTGAGCACGTGGGAGGTGGTCCCGCCGTAGTGGCGGATCACGTCGCCCGGCCGGTACGCCGACCCCGACGGGAGGTTCTCCGCCATCGCGGCCCAGCCGGTGACGGTGACGGGGAGGTCGAGGGCGGCTGCGGCCAGCACGGTGGCGACCACGGCGGCGGCCCCCGACATGTCGGCCGTCATCTGGTCCATCCCCAGCGCCGGCTTGATGGACAGGCCGCCGGAATCGAAGGTGATCCCCTTGCCGACCAGGGCGATCGACCGGTGCGAGGTCGACGGGGTGTGGGTGATCCGGATCAGCCGCGGCGGCCGGGTCGAGCCGGACCCCACGGCGAGGATGCCGCCGAATCCGTCCCGGCGCAGGTCGTCCTCGTCCCACACGGTGACCTCGACGCCGGACTGCTGCGCCGCCGCGGTCACCCGCGCCGCGAACTCCGCCGGGTACAGGTCGTTGGGCGCGGTGTTGACCAGGTCACGGGCCATGGCCACGGCGCCCGCCGCCGCCACCGCCCGGGCCAGTTCCTGCTGGGCGGCCGGGGTGTCCGCGGCGATCAGGTGGACGGTGCCGACCGGCGCCTTCGCCGGGTCCTTGTAGGTGGTGAACGCGTAGCCGCCGAGCAGGTGCCCTTCGGCCGCGGCGCCCAGGTCGAGGGCGGGCAGGGTGGAGACGATCTTGTCGAGCCCGGCAGCCGCCCGGGAAGCGGCCCCGGCGGCCCGCCGGACGCGCTCGGCGAACACCGGGCGGGCGACCGGGTCGAGGGCCTCCGCCGGCTGGTCGGCGGGGGTGCCGAGACCGACCACGATGGCGCGGGTCGCCGCGACCAGGCCGGCACCCGGCACCGTGGTGACCGATCCGGCCTTGCCGGTCGCCCCGACCAGGGCCGCGGCGGCGACGATCGCCGCGTGAGCCGGGTCGGCCGCGATCGGACCGGTCCCGTCGCCGGCCGCCGGGTGGGAGCCGATGACGACGGCGTCGACGCCGGCGGTGAGCGGGTCGAGATCGGACAGGCGGACGGAGGTCATGGAGTCTCCCTGGGTTCGGGGCGGGGGCCGGGGCTCGGACCCGGATCATCGGGCCTCCGCCCGGCGGGGCGGGCGGGTGCGCCACCCACGGGCAGCGCAAGGCTACGGTCCTGGCATGTCCGTGCCGAGCCAGCCGTCCGTCACCCCGCCCCCCAGTGCCGCACCTCCGGTCACCGGACCCGGTGGGCTGCTGCACTCCCCACTGCACCCGACCCACCTGGCCCTGGGCGCCACGATGGCCCCGTTCGGCGGCTGGGAGATGCCCATCTCCTACGCCGGTTCCGGGGTGGTCGCCGAGCACACCGCGGTACGCAGCACGGTCGGCGTGTTCGACGTCTCCCACCTCGGCAAGGCCTCGGTCACCGGGCCGGGGGCGGCCGACTTCGTGAACGCGTGCCTGACCGCCGACCTGGGCCGCATCGGCCCGGGGCAGGCGCAGTACACCCTGTGCTGCGCCGACGACGGAGGCGTGGTCGACGACCTCATCGCCTACCTGGTCGGCCCGGACGAGGTCTTCCTGGTGCCCAACGCGGCGAACGCGGGTCAGGTCGTCGCCCTGCTGCAGCAGGCCGCACCGGACACCATCACCGTCACCGATCGACACGCGGAGTTCGGGGTCATCGCCGTCCAGGGCCCCGCGTCGGCCGCGGTGCTGCGGGACGCCGGGCTGCCGACCGATCTGGACTACATGCAGTGGGCCGACGGGGAGATCGCCGGGGAGCCCGTGCGCATCTGTCGGACCGGTTACACCGGCGAGCACGGGTACGAACTGCTGCCGAGCTGGTCGGCGGCGCCGCAACTGTGGGACGTGCTGGCGGACCGGGCCGCCGCCCACGGCGGGCGGCCGGCCGGTCTCGGGGCGCGGGACACCCTGCGCACCGAGATGGGTTATCCGCTGCACGGTCAGGACCTCAGCCGGGAGATCAGTCCCGTGCAGGCGCGGTCCGGGTGGGCCGTGGGGTGGAGCAAGCCCGCGTTCTTCGGCCGGGAGGCCCTCGTCGCGGAGAAGGCCGCCGGCCCCCGGCGCACCCTGTGGGGGCTGTTGGCCCTGGACCGCGGGGTGCTGCGTCCGCATCTGGAGGTCCAGGACGCGGCGGGTGCCCGGGTGGGGGAGACCACGTCGGGGACGTTCTCGCCGACGCTCGGCAAGGGCATCGCCCTGGCCCTGCTCGACGCCGGCGGTCCCGGCGAGGGCGCGGAGGTCGCGGTGCAGGTGCGCGGCCGGTCGTTGGCCGCCCGGGTGGTCAAGCCGCCGTTCGTCCCGTCGCACGTGCGCTGATCGACGCCCGGGCGAATGCTCGGACGTCCTAGTGACGCGATATCGTCCAGGCATGGATGAGCGCTTCTCGGTGACCGCGACGACCCGCCCCACGCCGGACGGGCGTCGCGAGCAGATTCTCACCGACCCCGGGTTCGGCCGGCACTTCACCGACCACATGGTGCTGATCGACTACGACCAGGGCCGGGGCTGGCACGACGCCCGGGTGGTGCCGTACGGCCCGCTCACCCTGGATCCGGCCACGATGGTGCTGCACTACGCGCAGGAGATCTTCGAGGGGCTCAAGGCCTACGCCCAGCCGGACGGCACGGTGGCCAGCTTCCGGCCCGAGCAGAACGCGGCCCGGTTCAACCGGTCGGCGGACCGGCTGGGCATGCCCCGTCTGCCCGAGGACCTGTTCCTGGCGTCCATCCGCGAGTTGGTCGCCATCGACGCGGACTGGGTGCCGACCGCCCCGGAGTCCTCCCTGTACCTGCGGCCGTTCATGATCGCGACCGAGGTCGGTCTGGGCGTCCGTCCGTCGGCCAGCTACACGTACTGCCTGATCGCCTCGCCGGCCGGTTCCTACTTCGCCAAGGGCATCCACCCGGTGACGGTGTGGTGGTCCACCGAGTTCGTCCGCGCGGCCCCGGGAGGGACCGGTGCGGCGAAGACCGGGGGGAACTACGCGGCCTCCCTGGCGGCCCAGGCCCAGGCGGCCGAGCACGGCTGCGACCAGGTCGTGTGGCTGGACGCCGTGGAGCGGCGGTGGGTCGAGGAGATGGGCGGGATGAACCTGTTCTTCGTCTTCGGTGGTCAGGACGGCGTCGGTCCGGAGGTCGTCACGCCCGAACTGTCCGGCTCCCTGCTGCCCGGCATCACCCGCGACTCGTTGCTGGAGCTGGCCCGGGGGCTCGGCTACACCGCCACCGAGCGGCGGATCTCCACCGACGAGTGGGCCAAACGCGTGGAGTCCGGTGAGCTCACCGAGGTGTTCGCCTGCGGCACCGCCGCGGTCATCACGCCCGTGGGTTCGGTGAAGCACGCGGACGGGGAGTTCACCATCGCCGACGGCAACTCCGGGCCGCTGACCCTGGAGCTGCGCCGCGAGTTGACGGACCTGCAGTCCGGCCGCCGGGAGGACCCCGCCGGCTGGATGGTCACCCTCGACTGACCTCCCCCGAGCGCGGTGGTGCGAGGACCGACCGACCGCGCCCGGGAGGGCTGACTCCCGCTCCGTCGAGATGGAGCGGGTACGCAACAGCGGCGGGACCCGAGGGGTCTCCCGCCGCTGTTTCGTCTGTATCAGTGCTCGACACCCGTCCGCGGTGGACGGTGGGTGCGGTGGGATCAGCCCCGGACGACCTTGCCGGCCTTGAGGCAGGAGGTGCACACGTTGAGCTTGCGCACGGTGCCGGGGGCCACCTGGGCCCGCACGGGCTGGATGTTCGGGTTCCAACGGCGGTTCGTCCGTCGGTGGGAGTGGGAAACGCTCTTCCCGAAGCCCGGACCCTTGCTACACACGTCACATACGGCAGCCATGGCCGGTTACTCCCATCGCGATGGTCGGGCGGCGTCCTGCCCGCAACCGACTCAGTCTTCATGTGCATGATCACCTGCCACAGCAGGTCCCCGGTCGCCCGCACCGGCACGATCGGGATCGTGGACGGATGGCACGCCAAGAGCCCGGCGACTGCCGGGCAACCCCACAAGGATACCCACGTGCGTCCGGGCCGCCAAATCACCTCCGGACAGCCGTCCGACAGCGGCGACCGGCCGTTCTCGGGTCGCCGGTCCGGGTCGCCGGCCCCGGAGTCGGGCCGGCGGCGATCCTGCGACGGACGCCCCGCGATCACGGGTGATCGTCCGGTCACGCAGGGTCGTCCGGCCGAGAATCACCCGCCGGGATCACCCTCCCGGGGACCGGCGGGGCTGGGTCGACGGGCCGGGCCGGGGCAGGATGGGGGCATGACGTCCCTGGACGCCGACCTGGTCCACCGCTGGTTCGCCACGGTGCTGAACCCGGACGTGCCCGTGATGCCGCACTGGGGGATCCTGCCCAGCGCGGTGGAGGGTGCCGTGCTGCGCGAGGGGCGGCAGCTGCTGCTCGCCGCCGTGGTCGACTCCACGATGCCCGGCCCGCCGGAGGTCGCCGCGTCCGAGCCCGCCGCCCGTGAGGTGCAGACCTATCTGCACGCCCTGGCGGCCGGGATCGCCGGCACCCAGGCGGCGTTGCTGGAGGCGGACGGACCGACGCAGCCGACCCAGGGGTCGGTGTCCCGGCTCACCGGTGGACCGTTCGGAGCGGCCGAGCCCGTGGATCCGCCCGGCGAGGCGCCGACCATCGCCCTGGTCACCGGCCTGATCGCGGGTGCGGCAGCCCTGCGGGACAGCCTGAACCGACCCGGCCCGCCGGAGGTGCCGAACCGGGAACCCTCGGCGGCCGAGGCCGCCCGCCTCGCCGGGGTCAGCGCCGCCGAGGTCGTCGTGGACGGCGCGGACCTGCACGCGGTGGCGGCCATCTCCGCGGCCACCGCCATGCAGGGCTGGGGGGTGGGTCAACCCACCGATCCGCGCGATCGGGTCGAGTACCGCACCCGCGGGCTCATCGGCATGCTCCTGGTCGGGCTCGAGCAGGCGTCGCAGACCCCCGACCCGCCCGCGGTGCCGGCGGCTTGCGGGGCGGGCCCGGGGGAGAACCGGGGACGCGCGTTCACCGCCGAGGTGACGTTCGAGATCCGCTGCGGGACGAGTGAGAGCGCCGCCCTGCACCAGGACCTGCTCGCCCTGGGCGAGGACGTCCAGTGGTGGTCGCGGTCCGGGGTCGACCACTTCCACATCCACACCGATTCGCCCGGCGAGGTGATCTCGCAGGCCTACGCCTCCGGGACGCTGTTCGACCTGGCTGTCACCCTGCGCGAGCCCACCCCCTCCGACCTGGACTGAGTCCCCGGCTGCCCGGCCGGAGGACGACGCCGGGCGCTGCAGTGTCGGGGAGGGCGGGCAGGATGGTGCCCGTCCCTCCGGCGCCCCGGTGCGCCCGACCGAACAGCAGGAAGGCGCCGCGATGTCCCCGGCCGATGCCCCCCGAGGAGCGCGGGTGGAGCAGTCCTCCGCCCTCGCACCCGTCCTGGGAGCGCGGACGGCCGCCAAACTCGCCGACAAGCTGCGGCTGACCACCGTGGGCGAGCTGCTCCGCTACTACCCGCGGAAGTACGACGAGCGCGGCAAGCTGACCGATCTGGCCGGTCTCGTGGTCGACGAACGGGCCACCGTGTGGGCCAAGGTGCGCAGCGTGACCGAACGGCAGCTGGGCAACCGCCGGGGCGTCCGGTTGATCACCAATGTCGTCGTCGGAGACGGCAACCTGGAGCTGACCTGCACGTTCTTCAACCAGCACCAGTGGAAGCGCAACCTGCCGGTGGGCACCGACGCGATGTTCTCCGGCAAGGTCACCCAGTTCCGCCGGACCCTGCAGATGACCTCGCCCAGCGTGGTGCTGCTCGCCGATGACTCGACCGAGGGGCGGGCGGGGGACCTGGAGACGATCGAGTCCTTCGCCGGCGGGATCATCCCGGTCTACCCGCTGGTCGAGGGGATCGGCCAGAGCGTGCTGCAGAAGAGCGTCGATCTCGTGCTGCAGGCCTGCACGCTCGAGGACCCGCTGCCGGACGTGCTCGCCGCGCGGCACGGGCTCACCGGCCTGGCCCGCGCCCTGCAGCACATCCACCGGCCGGGTGACCGGGAGGCGTTGGCCGCCGCCCAGCACCGGCTCCGCTACGACGAGGCCCTGTCCGTCCAGCTCGTGCTCGCCGCCCGCCGCGCCGCCGCCCAGGACACCCCCGCGCCCGCCTGCCCGGAGCGCCCGGACGGGTTGCTGGCGGAGTTCAACGGGCGGCTGCCGTTCACGCTGACCCGGGGGCAGACGGCGGTCGGCCGGACCATCTCCGGCGATCTGGCCCAGCCGCGCCCGATGAACCGCCTGCTGCAGGGCGAGGTCGGATCGGGCAAGACGATCGTGGCGCTGCGGGCCATGCTGCAGGTGATCGACGCCGGTCGGCAGACCGCGCTGCTCGCCCCGACCGAGGTGCTCGCGGCCCAGCACGCCCGGTCGCTGCGGGCGACCCTCGGCCCGCTCGGCCGGGCCGGTGAGCTGGACGCCGCCGACGGGGCGACGCGGGTGGTGCTGCTCACCGGGTCGCTGCCGGTGCCGGCCCGACGGAAGGCGTTGCTGCAGATCGTGTCCGGGGAGGCCGGGATCGTCGTCGGCACCCATGCCCTGCTCTCCGCCGGCGTCGACTTCGCCGACCTGGGCCTGGTCGTCGTCGACGAGCAGCACCGGTTCGGGGTCGAGCAGCGGGACACGTTGCGCACCAGGCGATCCCCGTCCGGCACCACACCGCACGTCCTGGTGATGACGGCGACCCCGATCCCCCGCACGGTGGCGATGACCGTCTACGGCGACCTGGACACCTCGATCCTGTCCGAGCTGCCCGCGGGCCGCTCGCCCATCACCACCACGGTCGTCCCGGTCGAGGAGAGACCGCAGTGGCTGGACCGCGCCTGGCAACGGGTCCGGGAGGAGGTCGGCAAGGGTCACCAGGTCTACGTCGTCTGCCCCAAGATCGGGGACGAGCCCGAACGCGGCGCCAAGGGGCGGGATCGCGACGAGGGACCCGACGGCGAGTGGGACGACGAGGACGGCGCCAGCGGCAGTGACGCCGGCCTCCGCCCGCCGCCGCTGGCCGTGGTCGACGTGGCGGCCGAGCTGGCCGACGGTCCCCTGGCGGGGTTGTCGCTGGGCGTCGTGCACGGGCGCCTGCCGCCGGCCGAGAAGGACCAGGTGATGCGGGATTTCGGTGCCGGCGACATCGACGTGCTCGTCGCCACGACGGTCATCGAGGTCGGCGTGGACGTCCCCAACGCGTCGATGATGGTGATCATGGACGCCGAACGGTTCGGCATGTCCCAGCTGCACCAGCTGAGGGGGCGCGTGGGGCGGGGTTCCGCGCCGGGCATCTGTCTGCTCGTCACCCGGGCACTGGAGGGCGGGCGCGGCCGGGCCCGGCTCGCCGCGGTGGCGGCCAGCGCGGACGGGTTCGAGCTGGCCGAGGCCGATCTCGCGCAGCGGCGGGAGGGCGACGTGCTCGGCACCGTGCAGTCGGGGAAGAACACCTCGCTGCGCCAGCTGTCGCTGCTGCGCGATCGCGAGGTCATCGAGCAGGCCCGGGCGGACGCCGGGGGACTGGTCGGCGACGATCCCACCCTGGCGTCCTGGCCCGGTCTGGCGCGCATGGTCGCCGACGTGATCGCCGCGGAGAACCAGGAATTCCTCGAGAAGGCCTGAGGGGCACGGGGTTGGGGCCGCACGGAGCAGGTGCACCCGTGCGGCCCGCTCGCACCGGTCAGCGACCGCCTCGGATGGTGCGGCTGCGCTGCTCGGAACCCGGCCCGCCGTAGGGGTAGTCGACCGGGTGCGGGTCGCTGGCCGTGTCCAGCAGGGCGGTCTCGGTCGCGTCCAGGTGCAGGCCGGCCGCGGACAGGTTGTCCTGCAACTGGGTCAGGGTGCGTGCGCCGAGGATGACCGAGGTGACCCCCGGGCGATCGACCAGCCACGCCAGCGCCACCTGCGCCATGCCCACGCCGCGGGCCGAGGCCACCGAGCGGACCGCGTCGAGCACGTCCCAGGTCCGCTGCTGGCCGGAGCGCACGTCGTAGTTCTCCACGCCTCGGGTGGGGTCCTCGCCCAGCCGGGTCGCGCCGGTCGGTCGTTCGCCCTGCGTGTACTTGCCGGTCAGCCAGCCCCCGCCGAGCGGCGACCAGGGCAGCAGCCCGATCCCGGCATCCAGGGCGGACGGCACGATCTCCCACTCGATCTCGCGGACCAGCAGGTTGTACTGCGGCTGCAGGGTCACCGGCAGGTTCAGGCCCAGTTCCCGGGCCACCGCCACCGCCTTCTGGATCTGCCAGCCGGTGAAGTTGGACAGGCCGATGTACCGCACCGTCCCGGAACGCACCATGTCGTCCAGCGCGCGCAGGGTCTCCTCCAGCGGGGTCAACGGGTCATAGGCGTGCACCTGGTAGAGGTCCAGGGTGTCCACGCCCAGCCGGGTCAGGGAGGCCCGGACGGCGGTCTGCAGGTGGCGGCGGGACAGGCCCAGGTCGTTGGGTCCGTCGCCCATCGGGAAGCGCGCCTTGGTGGTCAGCACGATCTGGTCGCGGACGGCGGGGCCGCGATCGGCCAGCCAGCGGCCGATGATCGACTCCGAGACCCCGGCGTTGTACACGTCCGCGGTGTCGATGAAGGTGCCGCCCGCCGCCACGAAGGCGTCGAGCTGCTCACGGGAACCGGCCTCGTCGGTCTCGTTGCCGAAGGTCATCGTCCCGAGCGTGAAGGCGGACACCGCGCAGCCCGCCGAGCCGAGCCGGCGGTACTCCATCGTGGGTGTGCTGGGGGACTCGGTGCGGTCGGTGGTCATGACCCGATCCTCCTCCGGTGGCGAGGTTCCCCCACCGCGGCCGCCTCGGGGTCGGGCGCCGGGATACCGTCCTGTTGCCGCAGCCGGGACCCCCGGCCGCGACACCGTCCTGAGCCGGGAGGCGTGCGTGCCGAGAGCGTGGAGCCAACGGAACCGGCGGACCTCGTCGAGGACACCGCCGCCGGATGCCCCGTGACCCGCATCGTCGCCGGTGAGTTCGGCGGGCGCCGGCTCGTCACGCCGGCCGGTGAGCTCACCCGGCCGACCGCCGAGAAGGTGCGGGCCGCGCTGGGCAGTTCCCTCTACGCCGCGGGTGGACTGGCCGGGGCCCGGGTGCTCGACCTCTACGCCGGCACCGGAGCGCTGGGCCTGGAGCTGTTGTCCCGGGGCGCCGATCAGGTGGTGCTCGTGGAGCAGGACCGGGCGGCCCTGGCCGCGGCGCGGGCGAACGTGCAGGCGCTCGGGGTCGGTGCGCGGGTGGAGGTGGTGCCGCGCGGTGTCGCGGCCTACGCCGCCCTGGCCGGCGAGTCGTTCGACGTGGTCGTGGCCGATCCGCCGTACGACGTGCCGGACGACGAGATCGCCGCCGTGCTCACCGCTCTGGTCGCCGGGGGCCGGTTCCGACCCGCCGCGGACGTGGTGGTCGAACGACGGTCCAAGGGTGGGGCGTTCGGGTTCCCCGAGCCGCTGAGCGCGGTCCGCGAGAAGCGGTACGGGGACACCCGCCTCTGTTACGGTCGCGCCCCATGACGCACGCGGTCTGCCCGGGCTCGTTCGACCCGCCCACCCTCGGCCACCTCGACGTCATCGCCCGCGCCGCGGGACTGTTCGACGTCCTCACCGTCGCGGTGTTGGTGAACCCGGCCAAGGATGGCCTGTTCGCCGTGTCCGAGCGCCTGGACCTGCTCCGCGAGACCACCGCGCACCTGCC
Proteins encoded in this window:
- a CDS encoding aldo/keto reductase; amino-acid sequence: MEYRRLGSAGCAVSAFTLGTMTFGNETDEAGSREQLDAFVAAGGTFIDTADVYNAGVSESIIGRWLADRGPAVRDQIVLTTKARFPMGDGPNDLGLSRRHLQTAVRASLTRLGVDTLDLYQVHAYDPLTPLEETLRALDDMVRSGTVRYIGLSNFTGWQIQKAVAVARELGLNLPVTLQPQYNLLVREIEWEIVPSALDAGIGLLPWSPLGGGWLTGKYTQGERPTGATRLGEDPTRGVENYDVRSGQQRTWDVLDAVRSVASARGVGMAQVALAWLVDRPGVTSVILGARTLTQLQDNLSAAGLHLDATETALLDTASDPHPVDYPYGGPGSEQRSRTIRGGR
- the rsmD gene encoding 16S rRNA (guanine(966)-N(2))-methyltransferase RsmD, with protein sequence MTRIVAGEFGGRRLVTPAGELTRPTAEKVRAALGSSLYAAGGLAGARVLDLYAGTGALGLELLSRGADQVVLVEQDRAALAAARANVQALGVGARVEVVPRGVAAYAALAGESFDVVVADPPYDVPDDEIAAVLTALVAGGRFRPAADVVVERRSKGGAFGFPEPLSAVREKRYGDTRLCYGRAP